Part of the Syntrophorhabdaceae bacterium genome is shown below.
GGTCAACGGTGTAGAGGGTGAAGCGGGAAACTTTAAGGTAACGCTTACGAAGAAGCCCAGGTATATCCTGGAAGATAAGTGCACGGGTTGCACTGTGTGCGTGGAATACTGCCCCGTGAAGTATCCTGATCAATACAATCAGGAGATATCGATGAACAAGGCGGTCCACGTCTATTTTGCCCAGGCGATTCCTCTCATCACCTATATCGATGAGAGTTGTCTCTACCTGAAAGAGGGTAAATGCCGCATCTGTGAAGCGGTCTGTAAGAATAACGCCATAGATTTGAAACAGGCGCCCGAGAAAAAGGAGATCAATGTCGGGGCCATTATTCTGGCTCCCGGTTTTGAGCCCTTCGATCCCAAGGTAAGGAAAGAGTATCGCTACGGGGAGTTCGCGAACGTGGTAACGAGCATGGACTATGAGCGGCTTTTGTGCTCAACCGGGCCTTACGCAGGCGAGATACTGCGCGCCTCTGATCTCAAGCACCCCCATAACGTAGCATGGATACAGTGCATCGGTTCCCGACAGGTTATCGAAGGTGGAAACAGTTACTGCTCGGCCGTGTGTTGCACCTATACACAGAAACAGGTAATCCTCACGAAAGATCATGATGCAGAGGCGAAATGCACTATATTCCATAACGACGTCCGTTCCTACGGCAAAGACTTTGAACGTTACTACGAAAGGACGGAGAAGCTTCCCGGCGTCCGCTTCTTCAGAAGCTACACAACTATCGTGAAAGAGGACCCGGTAACCAAGAACGTGACTGTGCGGTATTCCACCCCCGACCAGGGGGTGAAAGAAGAAGAATTCGACATGGTGGTCCTGTCGATCGGTATGAATCCCCCGGTGGGCGTGGATAACCTTGTCAAGACATACGGCATCGAACTTGAGTCGCATGATTTCTGTAAGCTCAATCCGCTAAATCCCATGGAGACGAACCGGCCGGGTATTTTTGTGAGCGGCGCGCTCCAGGGACCCATCGATATCCCCGAGTCCGTTTTTAGCGCCAGCGGCGCGGGCTCGCAGATCGGCGAGCTTCTCGACTACCGGCGGGGAAATCTCTCCAAGGAAAGGGTCTATCCGCCCGAAAAAGATGTGTCCCAGGAAGAACCGCGGATCGGTGTCTTCGTGTGCCACTGCGGGGCCAACATCGGAAGGGTGGTCAATGTACCCGGAACGGTCGAATACTGCAAGACTCTGCCGAATGTGGTCTACGCCCAGGAACAACTCTTCTCGTGTGCAACTAATTCCGCCAAGGAAATAACAGATATGATCAACGAGAAGGGGCTCAACCGGGTAGTCGTGGCAGCGTGCTCACCCAGAACGCTCGAGCCGTTATTCCGCGACACACTTCGCGAGGCGGGCATCAATCAGTATTACTACGAAATGGCCAATATCAGGGAGCATAACTCCTGGGTCCACTCAAAGGAAAAGGAAGAGGCCACCGAAAAGGCCCACGACATCATCAGGATGTCGGTCGCCCGCGCATGCCAGTTAAAGCCGCTGCAGGAGTTTGATCTGCCCGTGGACAAAAGGGCGCTCATTCTCGGAGCGGGTATAGCCGGCATGAATTGCGCGATTTCGATTGCAAACCAGGGACACGAAGTCTATCTCGTTGAGAAGGAGAACGATCTCGGCGGCATGGCTCGAAAAATCCATACGACACTTGAGGGGCTCGATGTTCAGGCCTATCTCAAAGAGCTGACCGACAAGGTTTATCGCCATCCCCTGATACATATCTATACGAACGCGACGATCACCCAGGCCGGAGGTTACGTGGGAAATTTCGTGACCACCGTGAAATCCGACAGAGGGACTACTGAGATAAAGCATGGCGCTGCCGTACTCGCCATAGGCTCGGATCTCTACACCCCCACCGAATATCTCTACGGTCAGGACGAGAGGGTCATGACCCACATTGAGCTCGAAGAGAAGATTTTTGCGGGTGACGAAAAGGTAATGAACGCCCAGAACCTGGTCATGATCCAGTGCGTGGGCTGCAGAAACGAAGACAGAAATTACTGCAGCAGGATCTGCTGCAGTGAGTCAGTGAAGAATGCGCTTCTTCTCAAAGAGAAGAATCCGAAGATGGACATATACATCCTCTTCAGAGATGTGAGGACCTACGGCTTCAAAGAGGATTATTACCGGGAAGCCGCGGACAAAGATGTGAAGTTCATCCGCTACGAGCCGCAAGATCCGCCGACCGTGGAGCCGGGCGAAGGTGAAGAAGACGGACGTCCCGTGCTCAAAGTCACGGCCACAGACTATATACTCGATGCAAAATTGCAGATCGATGCGGACATCGTGGCGCTCGCTGCCGCCGTTGTCCCTTCAGCGGCTACCAAGGAAGTGGCAAACCAGTTCAAAGTAACATTGAGCCCCGATGGCTTCTTCAAGGAAGCCCATGTCAAACTACGGCCCGTGGAGTTTGCCACAGACGGCGTATATCTCTGCGGAATGGCCCACTACCCCAAGTTCATACAGGAGACGATCAATCAGGCCTATGGGGCAGCAGGCCGGGCGCTCACACTTCTCTCCAACGATATCGTCGTCGCCTCGGGTTCTGTCTGCGAGGTGGAGGAGAAAAGGTGTAT
Proteins encoded:
- a CDS encoding FAD-dependent oxidoreductase, with the protein product MENVLPLKNNIQQMCKSLGESNFGDVMVVGGGISGIQASLDLATAGFKVYLVEKAPSIGGHMAQLDKTFPTNDCSMUILAPKLVEVGRHPNIEVLTYTEVNGVEGEAGNFKVTLTKKPRYILEDKCTGCTVCVEYCPVKYPDQYNQEISMNKAVHVYFAQAIPLITYIDESCLYLKEGKCRICEAVCKNNAIDLKQAPEKKEINVGAIILAPGFEPFDPKVRKEYRYGEFANVVTSMDYERLLCSTGPYAGEILRASDLKHPHNVAWIQCIGSRQVIEGGNSYCSAVCCTYTQKQVILTKDHDAEAKCTIFHNDVRSYGKDFERYYERTEKLPGVRFFRSYTTIVKEDPVTKNVTVRYSTPDQGVKEEEFDMVVLSIGMNPPVGVDNLVKTYGIELESHDFCKLNPLNPMETNRPGIFVSGALQGPIDIPESVFSASGAGSQIGELLDYRRGNLSKERVYPPEKDVSQEEPRIGVFVCHCGANIGRVVNVPGTVEYCKTLPNVVYAQEQLFSCATNSAKEITDMINEKGLNRVVVAACSPRTLEPLFRDTLREAGINQYYYEMANIREHNSWVHSKEKEEATEKAHDIIRMSVARACQLKPLQEFDLPVDKRALILGAGIAGMNCAISIANQGHEVYLVEKENDLGGMARKIHTTLEGLDVQAYLKELTDKVYRHPLIHIYTNATITQAGGYVGNFVTTVKSDRGTTEIKHGAAVLAIGSDLYTPTEYLYGQDERVMTHIELEEKIFAGDEKVMNAQNLVMIQCVGCRNEDRNYCSRICCSESVKNALLLKEKNPKMDIYILFRDVRTYGFKEDYYREAADKDVKFIRYEPQDPPTVEPGEGEEDGRPVLKVTATDYILDAKLQIDADIVALAAAVVPSAATKEVANQFKVTLSPDGFFKEAHVKLRPVEFATDGVYLCGMAHYPKFIQETINQAYGAAGRALTLLSNDIVVASGSVCEVEEKRCMGCGACVEVCSYGALELRETKQGKKVVVNPVLCKGDGLCNAKCPTGAISLRHYTDDEVLAEIDVVIPEEEITEQIDALAAK